In the genome of Solibacillus silvestris, one region contains:
- a CDS encoding disulfide bond formation protein DsbB has product MSKKLENALLIIWVVSLTATLGSLYFSEIRGYEPCTLCWYQRILMYPIVLISTIAYIQKNAKIALTTAVFSTIGAATSLYHYSLQKLVFMQDAAPACGRVACTGQYINWLGFITIPFLALTAFIIIAAVSFYMLKVLKGEK; this is encoded by the coding sequence ATGTCCAAAAAACTTGAAAATGCCTTGCTCATTATTTGGGTTGTATCGTTGACAGCAACGCTCGGATCATTGTATTTTTCTGAAATACGAGGATACGAACCATGTACATTATGCTGGTACCAGCGCATTTTAATGTACCCTATTGTGCTGATTTCAACTATTGCCTACATCCAGAAAAATGCGAAAATCGCATTAACAACAGCCGTTTTTTCTACAATTGGCGCAGCAACATCTTTATACCATTATAGTCTACAGAAGTTAGTTTTTATGCAAGATGCAGCACCTGCTTGTGGTCGTGTAGCATGTACAGGTCAGTATATTAACTGGCTGGGCTTCATAACGATCCCATTTTTGGCGCTTACTGCCTTTATTATTATTGCGGCAGTTAGTTTTTATATGTTAAAAGTTTTAAAGGGGGAGAAATAA
- a CDS encoding RNA pseudouridine synthase — MFTYIIHENGQTVEDLLRDKWRLGKKLVHELRMAKAVTIDGEPIMWKEPFEKGTKIEFAFDIPASNYTPTDSCDVKIRYEDEHCLIVSKPKGMATHPNEPTDNDTCMNHVMRYIMDNGGHYAEHVHRLDQGTNGLLLVAKHPVAKSIFDRMIEEKTIVRTYAAEVQGNLRTDSGTINAGIGKDRHHNTRRVVSPTGQHAVTHYEVVNRYKGTCVVHVVLETGRTHQIRVHMAHLGHPIVGDTMYGARETASGDYALHAIQLAFMHPFLDEQIIVKDN; from the coding sequence ATGTTCACATATATCATTCACGAAAACGGACAAACCGTAGAAGACCTGCTGCGCGATAAATGGCGGTTAGGCAAAAAGCTAGTTCACGAATTACGTATGGCTAAAGCAGTAACAATTGATGGAGAGCCCATTATGTGGAAGGAGCCGTTTGAAAAAGGGACAAAAATCGAATTTGCATTTGATATTCCCGCTTCGAACTATACTCCAACGGACAGCTGCGATGTAAAAATCCGCTATGAAGACGAGCACTGCCTTATTGTTTCAAAGCCTAAAGGAATGGCGACACATCCAAACGAGCCAACTGACAACGACACATGCATGAATCATGTCATGCGTTATATTATGGATAACGGCGGGCATTATGCGGAGCATGTTCACCGTTTAGATCAAGGAACAAACGGCTTACTGCTTGTCGCAAAGCATCCGGTTGCAAAGTCTATTTTCGACCGTATGATCGAAGAAAAAACAATCGTGCGTACGTATGCCGCAGAAGTTCAGGGCAACCTTCGTACAGACAGCGGTACGATCAACGCTGGTATTGGTAAAGACCGCCATCATAATACTCGCCGTGTCGTATCACCTACCGGCCAGCATGCAGTGACACATTACGAGGTAGTGAATCGCTATAAAGGTACTTGTGTTGTCCATGTTGTTCTTGAGACAGGACGTACACACCAGATTCGTGTGCATATGGCGCATCTGGGCCACCCGATTGTTGGCGATACAATGTACGGTGCACGTGAAACCGCGTCAGGTGATTATGCATTGCACGCCATTCAGCTAGCATTTATGCACCCGTTTTTAGACGAGCAGATCATCGTGAAAGATAACTAA
- a CDS encoding DNA polymerase III subunit delta, with amino-acid sequence MVNNNTCRCENCGRTNNLVQINRVTIDHHTAYLCLACEHVLHLPENKKRFFSLVRSKNRKQANPEMQRIHRILSAFIAVGVLFFVAIAALGVAQSTELVTLPLFEADSILINEHLSFLQLKEYQ; translated from the coding sequence ATGGTAAATAATAATACTTGTCGCTGTGAAAACTGCGGCCGCACAAACAACTTAGTTCAGATCAATCGGGTTACGATTGACCATCATACAGCATACCTTTGTTTGGCATGTGAACATGTGCTTCATTTACCTGAAAACAAAAAACGATTTTTCAGCCTTGTACGCAGCAAAAACAGAAAACAGGCCAATCCTGAGATGCAAAGAATACACCGTATACTGTCTGCATTTATTGCAGTTGGTGTCTTATTTTTTGTTGCGATTGCAGCATTAGGGGTAGCGCAAAGCACGGAACTTGTCACATTGCCACTTTTTGAAGCTGACTCCATTCTAATAAATGAGCACTTAAGCTTTTTACAATTAAAAGAATATCAATAA
- a CDS encoding glyoxal reductase: MNLHSTKKLANGAEMPYLGLGVYKMTDRDETLEAIETALDLGYRAIDTAALYYNEEEVGEAIRHSSVPREDLFVTTKVWNSDQGYDNTLRAFETSLKKLDMDYVDLYLTHWSVEHKYVDTYRAIERLYDEKLIRVTGVSNHHEHHLKTILATCNVAPMVNQIEAHPYLTQEPLRAFCEQQQIAVTAWSPLGRGKVLNDETIIRIADEYNVSPAQIILRWHLQNDVIIIPKSVTASRIKENSELYHFELTNETMQQLNALNRNERFGQNPDNFKFDF, from the coding sequence ATGAATTTACACTCAACGAAAAAATTAGCCAATGGCGCAGAAATGCCTTATTTAGGATTAGGCGTTTATAAAATGACAGACCGTGATGAAACACTTGAGGCGATTGAAACAGCGCTTGATCTAGGTTACCGTGCAATCGACACGGCAGCGCTTTATTACAATGAAGAAGAAGTAGGGGAAGCCATTCGCCATTCTTCTGTACCGCGCGAGGATCTCTTTGTCACAACAAAAGTTTGGAATAGCGACCAAGGCTATGACAATACTTTACGTGCATTCGAAACGTCATTGAAAAAGCTGGATATGGATTATGTGGATCTTTATTTAACACATTGGTCGGTCGAACATAAATATGTAGATACGTACCGTGCAATTGAACGCTTGTATGATGAAAAACTCATCCGTGTAACGGGAGTATCAAACCATCATGAACATCATTTAAAGACAATTTTGGCAACTTGCAACGTCGCGCCAATGGTTAACCAAATCGAAGCCCACCCGTATTTAACCCAAGAACCACTACGTGCATTTTGTGAACAGCAGCAAATTGCGGTAACAGCATGGTCACCGCTTGGACGCGGAAAAGTTTTAAACGATGAAACGATTATTCGTATTGCAGATGAATATAATGTATCACCAGCTCAAATCATCTTACGTTGGCATTTGCAAAACGATGTCATCATTATTCCGAAATCTGTTACAGCTTCACGCATAAAAGAAAATAGTGAACTATATCATTTCGAATTAACGAATGAAACGATGCAGCAGTTAAATGCATTGAACCGTAATGAACGTTTTGGACAAAATCCTGATAATTTCAAGTTTGATTTCTAA
- a CDS encoding thioredoxin produces the protein MKKLAIVGAVIVLLFAAIIVLTNMKNNEKLENNPYGTDNLKQSTIDLLDDENYQNIILPDALAEKIESGEGVVGYFFSPECSHCQNYTPKLMPIADELDVQVDQLNILEFDEWNTYNITSTPTLIYFEDGKEVARLEGDAPDETTRQFFNDVVLK, from the coding sequence TTGAAGAAGTTAGCGATTGTCGGTGCAGTAATTGTGTTATTATTCGCAGCAATTATCGTCCTGACAAACATGAAAAACAATGAAAAACTAGAAAACAATCCGTACGGTACAGACAACTTAAAACAATCAACAATCGACTTATTGGACGATGAAAACTATCAAAATATCATTTTACCAGATGCATTGGCAGAAAAAATCGAGTCAGGTGAAGGCGTTGTCGGCTATTTCTTCAGTCCAGAATGTTCTCACTGCCAAAACTACACTCCAAAACTTATGCCGATTGCCGACGAACTTGATGTTCAAGTCGATCAATTAAACATTCTTGAGTTTGATGAATGGAATACTTATAATATTACATCAACACCAACACTTATCTACTTCGAAGACGGCAAAGAGGTTGCCCGTCTGGAAGGTGACGCACCAGATGAAACAACGCGTCAATTCTTTAACGATGTTGTGTTAAAATAA
- a CDS encoding acyl dehydratase: protein MFKNFSPSLFFSMAAVTIVVVAPFIMIFHPIFQMEFFQYNNTAATFIPNPINLRLVLVACFFAIVMLWILAYRRNIKVYLIGLLLFILSVGIGYLSTQNYLLISQEQLERHHLFEEQQYRWEDFDEVVYEYVVGSNKGDITFTTKTGDQFVIKEKELHSTGRSLIYQFSRANEVTYIEREKR, encoded by the coding sequence GTGTTTAAAAACTTTTCACCGAGTTTGTTTTTCTCGATGGCTGCAGTAACGATTGTAGTTGTTGCACCTTTTATTATGATTTTCCATCCGATTTTTCAGATGGAGTTTTTTCAGTATAATAACACAGCCGCTACGTTTATTCCGAATCCAATTAATTTAAGACTAGTTCTGGTGGCGTGTTTTTTTGCGATAGTGATGCTGTGGATTTTAGCGTACAGGCGTAATATAAAAGTTTATTTGATTGGCCTATTACTCTTTATATTGAGTGTTGGCATTGGTTACTTATCGACTCAAAATTATTTGTTGATTAGCCAGGAACAATTGGAGCGACATCATTTATTTGAGGAACAACAATATCGGTGGGAAGATTTCGATGAAGTTGTTTATGAATATGTAGTAGGCAGTAACAAGGGAGATATCACATTTACAACAAAAACAGGGGATCAGTTTGTCATTAAAGAAAAAGAATTGCACTCAACCGGTAGAAGCTTGATTTATCAATTTTCAAGAGCGAATGAAGTAACTTATATTGAGCGTGAAAAAAGATAG
- a CDS encoding carbon-nitrogen hydrolase translates to MTDSLDMSKFEKPMIIRNMTTEDIDSILEIQRICFPGMEPWERAHLYSHLTIFPEGQMVAELDGKVIGSCSSLRINFDEYDDRHTWNDITDNGFITNHNPDGYNLYGIEVMVHPEYRRMKVGQRLYEARKDLARTLNLKSIIIGGRIPNYHVHSDEMSPRDYVDAVSRHKIYDPVLTFQMMNGFILMRINPNYLPDDTASGKYATLMEWNNVDYRPLSKRHFKTSYPVRICVVQYMMRAIDSFEDFAKQCEYFVDVGSDAGSDFVVFPEIFTTQLMSFLNDKSPSQAVRKLTKYTPEYIELFTSLAVRYNVNIIGGSHFVEEEDEEIYNIAYLFRRDGTIEKQYKIHITPNERKWWGISNGDKVRVFDTDCGKIAIQICYDIEFPELARIATDMGANIIFTPFCTEDRHGYLRVRYCAQARAIENQIYTVISGTVGNLPETENMDIQYAQSAIFAPSDFEFARDGIVGETSPNLEMVLIGDVDLEILRRQRQDGTVKHLKDRRHDVYRVEYLK, encoded by the coding sequence ATGACAGATTCATTAGATATGTCCAAATTTGAAAAACCTATGATAATAAGAAATATGACTACAGAGGATATTGACTCGATACTAGAGATACAGCGTATATGTTTTCCGGGTATGGAGCCGTGGGAACGAGCGCATTTATACAGCCATTTAACGATTTTCCCTGAAGGACAAATGGTAGCCGAGCTTGATGGGAAGGTAATTGGTTCCTGCTCGAGCCTGCGCATTAACTTCGATGAATACGATGACCGTCATACATGGAATGATATTACCGACAATGGTTTTATTACTAATCACAATCCGGATGGCTATAATTTGTATGGTATTGAAGTAATGGTACACCCGGAATACCGCCGTATGAAGGTCGGTCAAAGACTATACGAGGCGCGGAAAGATCTGGCGCGAACACTTAATTTGAAATCTATCATTATTGGCGGCCGTATTCCAAACTATCATGTCCATTCGGATGAGATGAGTCCACGTGATTATGTGGATGCGGTAAGTCGCCATAAAATATATGACCCGGTGCTGACATTCCAAATGATGAACGGCTTTATTTTAATGCGTATTAATCCAAACTATTTACCGGATGATACAGCTTCAGGCAAGTATGCGACATTAATGGAATGGAACAACGTCGATTACCGACCACTGTCCAAGCGTCATTTCAAGACAAGTTATCCAGTGCGTATTTGTGTTGTTCAATATATGATGCGCGCGATTGATTCCTTTGAGGACTTTGCGAAGCAGTGTGAATACTTTGTTGATGTCGGGTCTGATGCAGGCTCGGATTTTGTTGTCTTTCCGGAAATTTTTACGACACAGCTCATGAGTTTCTTAAATGATAAATCACCGTCTCAGGCTGTTCGTAAATTGACGAAATATACACCTGAATATATCGAACTGTTTACAAGTCTGGCGGTCCGCTACAATGTGAACATTATCGGTGGTTCGCATTTCGTTGAGGAAGAAGATGAGGAGATTTACAATATCGCCTATTTATTCAGACGTGACGGAACGATTGAAAAACAATATAAAATTCACATTACACCAAATGAACGTAAGTGGTGGGGAATCAGTAACGGCGATAAAGTCCGTGTGTTTGATACCGACTGCGGCAAGATTGCCATTCAGATTTGCTATGATATCGAGTTTCCGGAACTTGCGCGTATTGCAACAGATATGGGCGCGAATATTATTTTCACACCGTTTTGTACAGAAGATCGTCATGGCTATTTACGCGTGCGCTATTGTGCACAGGCACGTGCGATCGAAAACCAGATCTACACGGTTATTTCCGGAACGGTGGGCAACTTGCCTGAAACGGAAAACATGGATATCCAATACGCACAATCGGCCATTTTTGCACCGAGCGATTTTGAATTTGCACGTGATGGGATCGTCGGAGAGACGAGTCCAAACTTGGAAATGGTACTGATCGGGGATGTCGATCTTGAAATATTGCGCCGACAACGCCAAGACGGTACTGTTAAGCATCTTAAAGACAGACGCCATGACGTATACCGCGTGGAATATTTAAAATAA
- a CDS encoding coproporphyrinogen III oxidase (catalyzes the oxygen-independent formation of protoporphyrinogen-IX from coproporphyrinogen-III) yields the protein MKTIHINEQFKEDWTRVLNHIANLFYEDSVIQIEQDGSDMSIEFNKSIDENFTISTFAKLIVEGQEYTSDYSIKYSTEGTEKEQNIRMKRALSHVMLDVLEQYSGMTQQWGILTGVRPTKLYHKYRKEGMNDEQIAAVLKEDYRISDQKIALMKAIVERQLTVIPDLDELGKEISIYIGVPFCPTMCAYCTFPAYAIQSNRKAGRVEKFIDGLHIELREMGKWLTEKNMRITSIYWGGGTPTSIEAHEMDALYKTMFDAFPNPGSIREITVEAGRPDTITPEKIEVLKKWGIDRISVNPQSYTQETLKAIGRHHTVEETVEKFWLSRNSGMNNINMDLIIGLPNEGIEEFEHSLAESAKIQPESLTVHTLSFKRASEMTRNKDKYKVADRDTVGKMMQMATDWTAENGYVPYYLYRQKNILGNLENVGYCKPEEESIYNIVIMEEVQTILGIGCGASSKFVHPTTGKITQFHNPKDPAAYILTFEESIAKKIAILDELYS from the coding sequence ATGAAAACGATTCATATTAATGAGCAATTCAAAGAAGACTGGACACGTGTTCTTAATCATATAGCCAATTTATTTTACGAGGATTCCGTTATTCAAATCGAGCAGGACGGTTCGGATATGTCGATTGAGTTTAACAAGTCTATCGATGAAAATTTTACGATTTCCACATTTGCCAAGCTTATCGTCGAGGGCCAAGAATATACAAGCGACTATTCGATTAAGTATTCGACAGAAGGAACGGAAAAAGAGCAAAACATCCGCATGAAGCGGGCACTTTCACATGTCATGCTTGATGTACTTGAACAATATTCCGGTATGACTCAGCAGTGGGGGATTTTAACAGGAGTACGTCCGACTAAGCTTTATCATAAATATCGTAAAGAAGGTATGAACGATGAGCAGATTGCCGCTGTACTGAAAGAGGACTACCGTATTTCAGATCAGAAAATCGCATTGATGAAGGCAATTGTTGAGCGCCAACTTACGGTTATTCCGGATTTGGACGAGCTTGGAAAAGAAATTTCTATTTATATTGGGGTTCCGTTTTGCCCGACAATGTGTGCTTATTGTACATTCCCGGCCTATGCGATCCAGTCAAATCGTAAGGCGGGTCGTGTAGAAAAATTTATCGATGGCCTGCATATCGAGTTGCGTGAAATGGGCAAATGGCTGACGGAAAAGAATATGCGCATTACTTCGATTTACTGGGGCGGGGGAACACCGACTTCAATCGAGGCACATGAAATGGATGCATTATATAAAACAATGTTTGATGCTTTCCCGAATCCAGGGTCCATTCGAGAAATTACTGTAGAAGCAGGGCGACCGGATACAATTACACCGGAAAAAATAGAAGTGCTGAAAAAATGGGGCATTGACCGCATTTCTGTAAATCCGCAAAGTTATACACAAGAAACATTGAAAGCAATCGGACGCCACCATACTGTCGAAGAAACAGTCGAGAAGTTTTGGCTATCACGCAATTCCGGTATGAATAATATCAATATGGATTTGATTATCGGCTTGCCCAACGAAGGTATCGAAGAATTCGAGCATTCATTAGCGGAATCGGCAAAAATACAGCCTGAAAGTTTAACGGTGCATACACTTAGCTTTAAGCGAGCATCAGAAATGACGCGAAACAAAGATAAATATAAAGTAGCGGACCGTGATACAGTAGGGAAAATGATGCAGATGGCAACAGACTGGACAGCTGAAAACGGCTATGTTCCATATTACTTGTACCGCCAGAAAAATATTTTAGGAAACTTGGAAAACGTCGGCTATTGTAAACCGGAAGAAGAATCGATCTACAATATTGTTATTATGGAAGAAGTGCAAACAATTTTAGGTATCGGCTGCGGGGCTTCTTCAAAGTTCGTACATCCAACGACCGGCAAAATTACACAGTTCCATAATCCGAAAGATCCAGCAGCATATATCCTGACATTTGAAGAATCGATCGCCAAGAAAATCGCCATTTTAGATGAGCTTTATTCTTAA
- a CDS encoding DNA-binding response regulator, giving the protein MIRVLIADDHHVVRRGLLFFLKTQKDIEVVGEAKNGLEAVELVEQLSPDIVLMDLVMPEMDGIQATKKIKKNWPHIKVLMLTSFSDKDHVLPAIDAGASGYQLKDIEPDDLVESIRQIMRGENTIHPDATSQLEEGLREDENKPHILNPLTPREQDVLAELTKGKSNREIASSLYVTEKTVKTHISNIFAKLHVQDRTQAALYAVKHNLTETNES; this is encoded by the coding sequence ATGATACGGGTACTAATAGCAGATGACCATCATGTAGTAAGACGAGGGTTATTATTCTTTTTAAAAACCCAAAAAGATATCGAAGTTGTAGGGGAAGCGAAAAACGGATTAGAGGCAGTAGAGCTTGTTGAACAACTTTCTCCCGATATTGTTTTAATGGACCTCGTCATGCCTGAGATGGACGGCATCCAGGCAACTAAAAAAATAAAAAAGAATTGGCCGCATATTAAAGTACTGATGCTGACAAGCTTTTCGGATAAAGACCATGTGCTGCCGGCAATTGATGCAGGGGCATCAGGCTACCAGCTAAAAGATATTGAACCGGATGATCTAGTTGAATCGATCCGGCAAATTATGCGCGGTGAAAATACGATCCATCCGGATGCGACTTCGCAATTGGAGGAAGGGCTGCGTGAAGATGAGAATAAGCCCCATATTTTAAATCCACTGACACCTAGGGAACAGGATGTATTGGCGGAACTGACAAAGGGCAAGAGCAACAGGGAGATCGCTTCTTCGTTATATGTAACGGAAAAAACGGTTAAAACCCATATATCGAATATTTTTGCGAAGCTCCATGTACAGGACCGTACCCAGGCGGCTTTATATGCAGTAAAGCATAATTTAACTGAGACGAACGAAAGCTAA
- a CDS encoding histidine kinase yields the protein MTKDQSNIAILKEIAELLNEETEMIPMLKGALSKFLSGTKFETGWIFFIDEKGKSELVVKQDLPDALNYNECHYLKKGGCWCVSRFRNEELKKASNIIECQRIESAIAANVGDHNEITHHATVPLQSGQERFGLLNVASRNTVRFSDEELDLLESVAFQMGSAIKRIYLTNEQQEIALVQERNRLARDLHDSVNQLLFSVTLTARAGVEMSDEQDIKETFKDIQELTQEALTEMRALIWQLRPKGLESGLIEAIKVYAEMLNLKLTVNVSGVIQFPSRVEETLFRITQEALNNVRKHAGVKNVEIYINVTATDVLLVVNDAGHGFNVEAHRRIPSIGMQSIIDRAHAVGGTADWVSKIGKGTELLVRLPY from the coding sequence ATGACAAAAGACCAATCTAATATTGCCATTTTAAAAGAAATTGCTGAGCTGTTAAACGAGGAAACAGAGATGATTCCGATGCTAAAGGGTGCGCTGTCGAAATTTTTAAGCGGGACAAAATTCGAAACGGGATGGATTTTCTTTATCGATGAAAAAGGGAAATCGGAGCTTGTCGTGAAGCAGGATCTGCCGGATGCGCTGAACTATAACGAGTGCCACTATTTAAAGAAGGGCGGATGCTGGTGTGTATCACGGTTCCGCAATGAAGAGTTAAAAAAAGCTTCGAATATTATTGAATGTCAGCGCATCGAAAGTGCCATCGCAGCAAATGTAGGTGATCATAACGAAATTACCCATCATGCGACTGTACCATTGCAATCAGGTCAGGAACGCTTCGGGTTGCTCAATGTCGCTTCAAGAAATACGGTGCGCTTTTCTGATGAGGAGCTAGATTTACTTGAATCGGTTGCCTTTCAGATGGGTTCTGCGATTAAACGTATTTACCTGACAAATGAACAGCAGGAAATTGCACTTGTTCAGGAACGTAACCGGTTAGCACGCGATTTGCATGACTCTGTCAACCAGCTGCTCTTTTCGGTAACACTGACAGCCCGTGCAGGAGTTGAGATGAGTGATGAGCAGGATATTAAAGAAACGTTTAAAGATATTCAAGAGCTTACACAGGAAGCTTTGACGGAAATGCGTGCACTCATTTGGCAGCTCCGTCCAAAAGGGTTGGAAAGCGGACTGATCGAAGCGATTAAAGTGTATGCAGAAATGCTGAACCTGAAATTAACGGTCAATGTTTCGGGGGTCATTCAATTCCCATCAAGAGTAGAGGAAACGCTTTTCCGAATTACTCAAGAAGCATTGAATAATGTACGGAAACATGCAGGTGTAAAGAATGTGGAAATATATATAAATGTGACCGCTACCGATGTATTACTCGTTGTAAACGATGCAGGCCATGGTTTTAATGTGGAGGCACATCGCCGCATACCATCAATTGGCATGCAATCAATTATTGACCGGGCACATGCAGTTGGAGGAACCGCGGATTGGGTAAGTAAAATAGGAAAAGGAACAGAATTACTTGTCCGTTTACCATACTAG
- a CDS encoding haloacid dehalogenase gives MAIKTIIFDLDDTLLFDQLSVKTAFEKTCDYAATKINVNSQQLEEAVRSAARSLYESYPTYDYTVLIGINPFEGLWGTFDDPTPQFQQMKEIVPAYRTEAWTKGLAAVGIEDAALGTELGERFVEERKKAPFFYDDTFAVLDELKGKYELVLLTNGAPSLQNLKLEITPEIVPYFDHIIISGDFGKGKPDASIFEFVMEKAQVTKDEAIMVGDNLMTDILGSSRVGMRNVWINRESKPHNPDIVPTYEVTSLTEFLQLVKTL, from the coding sequence ATGGCTATCAAAACAATTATTTTCGATTTGGATGATACATTATTATTCGATCAACTTTCGGTAAAAACGGCATTTGAAAAAACATGTGACTATGCTGCGACTAAGATAAACGTCAACTCTCAGCAATTGGAAGAGGCGGTTAGATCAGCGGCACGCAGTCTTTATGAAAGTTACCCTACATATGACTACACAGTCTTAATCGGTATTAACCCATTTGAAGGTCTTTGGGGGACGTTTGATGATCCGACACCACAATTTCAGCAGATGAAAGAAATTGTGCCTGCTTATCGGACTGAGGCTTGGACAAAAGGTTTAGCGGCAGTCGGAATTGAAGATGCAGCATTAGGCACAGAGCTAGGGGAGCGTTTCGTAGAGGAACGTAAAAAAGCACCGTTTTTCTATGACGATACATTTGCGGTATTGGATGAATTAAAAGGGAAATACGAGCTTGTTTTATTAACGAACGGTGCACCGAGCTTACAAAATTTAAAGTTGGAGATTACGCCGGAGATTGTACCTTATTTTGACCATATCATTATTTCAGGTGATTTTGGTAAGGGGAAACCGGATGCTTCTATTTTTGAATTTGTAATGGAAAAAGCACAGGTTACTAAAGATGAAGCGATAATGGTCGGCGATAATTTAATGACCGATATTTTAGGCTCGTCGCGTGTCGGTATGCGCAATGTTTGGATTAACCGCGAAAGTAAGCCGCACAATCCGGATATTGTCCCGACATATGAAGTAACTTCGCTTACAGAATTTTTACAGTTAGTGAAAACATTATAA